In Fluviicola taffensis DSM 16823, the following are encoded in one genomic region:
- a CDS encoding SDR family NAD(P)-dependent oxidoreductase, protein MKKYIFITGATAGFGEATARIFAENGWNLILTGRRAERLESLKNELSKNKIDIVLLNFDVRSEDQVNQAVGSLSEDVKNNLAVLVNNAGLAVGRGSIDSGLTDDWDRMIDTNVKGLLYVTRAISPILKKNGCGHIVNIASIAGKEVYAGGNVYCATKHAVDALSRAIRMDLVHDNIKVSNIAPGAAETEFSMVRFKGDEQTAKNVYDGFDPLMAEDIADAVYYVCSRPKHVCINDLVIMPAAQASSTVFHKIHS, encoded by the coding sequence ATGAAGAAATACATTTTTATTACAGGAGCAACTGCAGGCTTTGGAGAAGCCACTGCTCGGATTTTTGCAGAGAACGGATGGAATTTAATATTGACAGGCAGAAGAGCCGAACGTTTGGAATCACTTAAAAACGAATTGTCAAAAAACAAGATAGATATTGTTTTGTTGAATTTTGATGTGAGAAGTGAAGATCAGGTCAATCAAGCAGTTGGTTCTCTTTCAGAGGATGTGAAGAACAATCTTGCTGTTTTAGTTAACAATGCAGGTTTAGCGGTTGGTCGGGGCTCTATAGATTCGGGACTTACAGATGATTGGGATCGGATGATTGATACAAATGTAAAGGGTTTGCTTTATGTAACGCGGGCAATTTCTCCGATTTTAAAGAAAAATGGTTGCGGGCACATTGTAAATATTGCCAGTATTGCGGGAAAAGAAGTTTACGCAGGAGGAAATGTGTACTGCGCTACCAAACATGCGGTTGATGCTTTGTCGCGCGCTATTCGAATGGATTTAGTTCACGATAATATCAAAGTTTCAAATATTGCTCCAGGAGCTGCTGAAACAGAATTTTCGATGGTTCGATTCAAAGGAGATGAACAAACAGCCAAAAATGTTTACGATGGTTTCGATCCTTTGATGGCTGAGGACATTGCAGATGCCGTTTATTACGTGTGTTCTAGGCCCAAACATGTTTGCATCAAT
- the purL gene encoding phosphoribosylformylglycinamidine synthase subunit PurL, which translates to MSTSIKQEATLEQAVELGLRADEFEMIKGILGRTPNFTETAVYSVMWSEHCSYKNSIHWLKQLPKDGPHMLVKAGEENAGLVDLGGGIGCVFKIESHNHPSALEPYQGAATGVGGINRDIFTMGARPVAQLNSLRFGDISEARTKWLVKGVVKGIGDYGNAFGIPIVGGEVFFDKSYNQNPLVNAFSAGIIDTKKVISAKAKGPGNPVYIVGSSTGKDGIAGAAFASKDITEESASDLPSVQVGDPFMEKLLLEATMELANTDAIVGMQDMGAAGITCSTCEMSAGGGVGMEIHLDRVPTRQENMLPYEILLSESQERMLVVIQKGKEDVVKRIFDKWDLHAEEIGTVTDDGRVRYYMNGELVGDVPAESLVLGGGAPVYQREYSEPAYYQEYKKFTIDSVKQPENLKEIGFFLLSQPNVASKRWVYEQYDSMVGTKTMTTNRPTDAGIVNLKGTEKALAMTVDCNSRYVNADPEIGTAIAVSEAARNIVVSGGIPSAITNCLNFGNPYNPESYWQFVGAIKGMSRACLKFGTPVTGGNVSFYNQSNIGGKEIPVFPTPTIGMIGVVEDKSKIMSLDFKQKGDLIFILGDCVNDISSSEYLAKYHKIEASPAPHFDLEKEFALQEAVKGLISTELINAAHDCADGGLFVSLVEMSMPRGLGFDIVTDSEVREDAFLFGEAQSRVVVTVSEETEEDFIEFMMGSGVNYTLLGHVTKGKMMVDDEHFGFITEAKDIFDNALGKLIEG; encoded by the coding sequence ATGAGTACTTCCATTAAGCAAGAAGCTACATTAGAGCAAGCAGTTGAATTAGGGTTGCGTGCAGATGAATTTGAAATGATCAAAGGAATCTTGGGTCGCACACCAAATTTCACAGAAACAGCAGTATACTCTGTTATGTGGTCTGAGCACTGTTCTTATAAAAACTCCATCCACTGGTTAAAACAATTACCAAAAGATGGTCCACACATGTTGGTAAAAGCAGGTGAAGAAAATGCTGGATTGGTAGATTTAGGTGGAGGAATTGGATGTGTATTCAAAATTGAATCTCATAATCATCCTTCTGCATTAGAGCCATACCAAGGAGCAGCAACAGGAGTTGGAGGAATCAACCGTGATATTTTTACGATGGGAGCTCGACCAGTTGCACAATTGAACTCATTGCGTTTCGGAGATATCTCAGAAGCTCGCACAAAATGGTTGGTCAAAGGAGTTGTCAAAGGAATTGGCGATTACGGAAATGCCTTTGGTATTCCTATCGTTGGTGGTGAAGTGTTTTTTGACAAATCTTACAATCAAAACCCATTGGTGAATGCATTCTCTGCAGGAATCATTGATACGAAGAAAGTTATTTCCGCGAAAGCAAAAGGACCAGGAAATCCAGTTTACATTGTAGGTTCATCTACAGGTAAAGACGGAATCGCTGGGGCAGCATTTGCATCAAAAGATATTACAGAAGAAAGCGCTTCTGACTTACCATCTGTTCAAGTTGGTGATCCGTTCATGGAGAAATTGCTTTTAGAAGCAACAATGGAATTGGCAAATACAGACGCAATCGTTGGTATGCAAGATATGGGAGCAGCAGGAATCACTTGTTCAACTTGTGAAATGAGTGCTGGTGGTGGTGTTGGAATGGAAATCCATTTGGACCGTGTTCCTACTCGTCAGGAAAATATGTTGCCTTATGAAATTCTTCTTTCTGAATCTCAAGAGCGTATGTTAGTGGTAATTCAAAAAGGAAAAGAAGATGTGGTAAAACGCATTTTTGACAAATGGGATTTACATGCGGAAGAAATCGGAACTGTTACGGATGATGGTCGTGTTCGCTATTACATGAATGGTGAATTAGTTGGAGATGTTCCTGCTGAATCATTGGTTCTTGGCGGTGGAGCACCTGTTTATCAACGTGAATATTCCGAGCCAGCATATTACCAAGAATATAAAAAATTCACTATTGACTCTGTGAAACAACCTGAAAACCTAAAAGAAATTGGGTTCTTCTTGTTGAGTCAGCCAAATGTCGCTTCTAAACGTTGGGTCTACGAACAGTACGATTCAATGGTTGGAACAAAAACAATGACCACCAATCGTCCGACGGATGCAGGAATTGTAAATTTGAAAGGAACAGAGAAGGCATTAGCAATGACGGTTGATTGTAATTCACGTTATGTGAATGCAGATCCTGAAATTGGAACTGCCATTGCAGTATCAGAAGCAGCTCGTAATATTGTTGTATCGGGAGGAATTCCAAGTGCTATTACGAACTGTTTGAACTTTGGGAACCCATACAATCCAGAATCTTACTGGCAATTTGTTGGAGCAATCAAAGGAATGTCAAGAGCATGTTTGAAATTCGGAACACCAGTAACAGGTGGAAATGTGTCTTTCTACAACCAAAGTAACATTGGCGGAAAAGAGATTCCAGTTTTCCCAACTCCCACTATCGGAATGATCGGTGTTGTAGAAGATAAATCAAAAATCATGTCTTTGGATTTCAAACAAAAAGGAGATTTGATTTTCATTCTTGGAGATTGTGTTAATGACATTTCATCTTCTGAATACTTGGCAAAATACCACAAAATTGAAGCCTCTCCAGCTCCGCATTTCGATCTAGAAAAAGAATTTGCGTTGCAAGAAGCTGTAAAAGGATTGATCAGCACTGAATTAATTAACGCAGCTCACGATTGTGCTGACGGAGGATTATTCGTTTCATTGGTTGAAATGTCTATGCCACGTGGACTTGGTTTCGATATCGTTACTGATTCGGAAGTACGTGAAGATGCGTTCTTATTTGGTGAAGCCCAAAGTCGTGTTGTTGTAACAGTTTCAGAAGAAACAGAAGAAGACTTCATTGAATTCATGATGGGAAGTGGTGTGAATTACACCTTACTTGGTCATGTTACAAAAGGAAAAATGATGGTTGACGATGAGCATTTCGGATTTATCACTGAAGCAAAGGATATTTTCGATAATGCGCTTGGTAAACTAATTGAAGGATAA
- the rsmG gene encoding 16S rRNA (guanine(527)-N(7))-methyltransferase RsmG: MSVELIEKYFPKLTAVQKKQFERLEELYLFWNAQINVISRKDTADFYEHHVLHSLGIAKIMEFAPGSSVLDIGTGGGFPGIPLAILFPEVQFHLVDSIGKKIKVVNEIAQALDLKNVCGTHARAEDIKEQFDFIVSRAVTAMPAFLPWTKGKFLKENKNPLPNGILYLKGGDLKEEMAPVKQPSKIHSLQKMFSGEFFETKAVVYVNMSK, from the coding sequence ATGAGCGTAGAGCTAATCGAAAAATACTTTCCAAAATTAACAGCCGTTCAAAAAAAACAATTCGAACGATTGGAGGAATTGTATTTATTCTGGAATGCGCAAATCAATGTAATTTCCCGCAAGGACACAGCTGATTTTTACGAGCACCATGTACTTCATTCTCTTGGAATTGCAAAAATCATGGAATTTGCGCCCGGGTCATCCGTTTTAGACATTGGTACTGGTGGTGGTTTTCCTGGGATCCCATTGGCGATTTTATTTCCAGAAGTTCAATTTCATTTGGTAGATTCAATTGGAAAAAAAATCAAAGTGGTAAATGAAATTGCACAAGCTTTAGATTTAAAAAATGTTTGCGGTACTCATGCGAGAGCAGAAGATATTAAAGAACAGTTTGATTTTATTGTAAGCAGAGCTGTAACAGCAATGCCTGCTTTTTTACCATGGACGAAAGGAAAGTTCTTAAAAGAAAATAAAAACCCGCTTCCAAACGGAATCTTATACCTCAAAGGAGGTGATTTGAAAGAAGAAATGGCACCTGTTAAGCAACCATCCAAAATCCATTCATTGCAAAAGATGTTTTCAGGAGAATTCTTCGAAACGAAGGCGGTTGTTTATGTCAATATGTCTAAATGA
- a CDS encoding DUF1801 domain-containing protein, with product MQTPEELINNAPEERKDALIKLRKTIQDNIPKGFEECISYGMIGYVVPHSLYPDGYHCDPKLPLPFVSFASQKNFIAFYHMGMYADPELLNWFVNEYQQVSKTKLDMGKSCVRFKKPDQIPFELIGQLVTKITPEDWIKTYEKNYKSKLK from the coding sequence ATGCAAACACCAGAGGAATTAATCAACAATGCGCCAGAAGAACGAAAGGATGCTTTAATCAAGCTTAGAAAGACGATTCAGGACAATATTCCAAAAGGTTTTGAAGAATGTATCAGCTACGGAATGATTGGATACGTTGTTCCACATTCGTTGTATCCTGATGGGTATCATTGTGATCCCAAATTACCATTGCCTTTCGTCAGCTTTGCATCACAAAAAAACTTCATTGCATTTTATCACATGGGAATGTATGCAGATCCTGAATTGTTAAATTGGTTTGTGAATGAATACCAACAAGTCAGTAAAACTAAATTAGACATGGGAAAAAGCTGCGTTCGATTTAAGAAACCAGATCAGATTCCCTTTGAATTAATCGGTCAATTAGTAACTAAAATAACTCCAGAAGACTGGATTAAAACGTACGAAAAAAACTATAAATCCAAATTGAAATGA
- a CDS encoding IS1/IS1595 family N-terminal zinc-binding domain-containing protein, producing the protein MKIESCPKCRSPKIIKSGIVNSRQRYTCKQCSYNFTVDKIGKKIDDYYITKALQLYLEGLSYREIERIIGVSHVTVSNWVRHYKIKRLNDGMYHPTYRIITHQELVEQLKNKEFLTGAGMIITELGDKFMLIKWERFRD; encoded by the coding sequence ATGAAAATTGAAAGTTGTCCAAAATGTCGAAGTCCTAAAATCATTAAAAGTGGTATTGTGAATAGCCGTCAGCGCTATACATGCAAACAATGTTCTTACAACTTTACGGTTGATAAGATCGGAAAGAAGATCGATGACTACTACATCACCAAGGCACTTCAGTTGTATCTGGAAGGATTGAGTTATCGGGAAATCGAACGCATTATTGGCGTTTCACACGTCACAGTTTCCAACTGGGTAAGGCACTACAAAATCAAACGATTAAACGACGGAATGTATCATCCAACCTACCGAATCATTACACATCAAGAACTTGTGGAGCAATTGAAAAACAAGGAATTCTTAACCGGAGCAGGAATGATCATCACAGAACTTGGCGATAAATTCATGCTGATTAAATGGGAGCGCTTCAGAGATTAA
- a CDS encoding MFS transporter: MSNNTSTKGIWKVISASSVGTLIEWYDFYIFGSLAVVISTKFFPADNPVAAFLSTLATFAAGFVVRPFGALFFGRLGDLIGRKYTFMVTLLLMGGATFLIGCVPSYESIGVFAPILILVLRLLQGLALGGEYGGAATYVAEHSPINQRGYWTSWIQTTATFGLFVSLMVILVTRGALSEEQFDTWGWRVPFWVSILMVLVSYLIRKKMHESPEFEKAKTEGKISKNPLKESFGNKLNFKFVLLALFGVAMGQGVVWYTGQFYAMSFLKTVMYIDAQQVDTLMGIALLIGTPFFVVFGWMSDKIGRKKIMLAGMLLAIICYRPIYRLMYERTNVENKKELIVSTKTDASATLVASGTDSLYATTTNYSDGTVWNQKKTVHLDKENEVIIAAGKPRIDTKTSINIPSSDKWFLTFLVFIQVIFVTMVYGPIAAFLVEMFPVQIRYTSMSLPYHIGNGIFGGLLPAISTYLVTQSQATGAKEFYLDGLWYPIIIAGVSFIIGLIYVKDKKPEQVTN; the protein is encoded by the coding sequence ATGAGTAACAATACATCTACTAAAGGAATTTGGAAAGTGATTTCCGCCTCCTCTGTCGGAACCCTCATTGAATGGTACGACTTCTACATTTTCGGAAGCTTGGCGGTGGTTATTTCCACCAAATTTTTCCCTGCAGATAATCCTGTAGCCGCATTCCTATCCACCTTAGCAACATTTGCAGCAGGTTTCGTTGTGAGGCCTTTTGGAGCATTGTTCTTTGGACGACTGGGCGACTTAATCGGCCGGAAATACACCTTCATGGTCACCTTGCTCTTGATGGGTGGAGCAACCTTTTTAATTGGCTGTGTACCCTCCTACGAAAGCATTGGGGTTTTTGCTCCGATTTTAATCTTAGTACTTCGATTACTTCAAGGGCTCGCACTTGGTGGAGAATATGGCGGAGCTGCAACTTATGTAGCTGAGCACTCACCAATTAATCAGCGCGGATATTGGACATCCTGGATCCAAACTACCGCAACCTTTGGATTATTCGTTTCATTGATGGTTATTTTGGTAACCCGTGGAGCTTTGAGTGAAGAACAATTTGATACTTGGGGATGGCGCGTTCCATTTTGGGTTTCAATTTTGATGGTCTTAGTCTCGTATTTGATTCGCAAGAAAATGCACGAATCACCCGAATTTGAAAAAGCAAAAACAGAAGGGAAAATTTCGAAAAATCCGCTCAAAGAAAGTTTTGGAAACAAGTTAAACTTCAAATTCGTACTCCTTGCATTATTTGGTGTTGCCATGGGACAAGGTGTTGTTTGGTACACAGGACAGTTCTATGCCATGAGCTTCCTCAAAACAGTCATGTACATTGACGCGCAGCAAGTAGATACACTCATGGGAATTGCACTTCTAATTGGAACCCCATTCTTCGTTGTCTTTGGTTGGATGTCAGATAAAATCGGTCGAAAAAAGATCATGCTTGCTGGAATGCTTTTAGCAATCATTTGTTACCGTCCAATTTATCGATTAATGTACGAGCGCACGAACGTCGAGAACAAAAAGGAATTGATTGTATCAACAAAAACCGATGCATCTGCGACCTTAGTTGCTAGTGGGACAGATTCGCTGTATGCAACAACAACCAATTACTCAGACGGAACAGTTTGGAATCAGAAGAAAACAGTTCACTTAGACAAGGAAAACGAAGTAATTATTGCAGCTGGAAAGCCGCGTATTGACACAAAAACATCAATCAACATTCCAAGCTCCGACAAATGGTTCCTGACCTTCCTCGTATTTATACAGGTCATTTTCGTGACAATGGTTTACGGTCCAATTGCAGCATTCTTGGTAGAAATGTTCCCTGTACAAATTCGCTACACTTCGATGTCTTTACCATACCATATAGGAAACGGAATTTTTGGGGGACTTCTGCCTGCTATTTCGACTTATCTTGTAACTCAATCGCAAGCCACAGGGGCAAAAGAATTCTATCTCGACGGATTATGGTATCCAATTATCATTGCAGGTGTAAGTTTCATCATAGGATTGATCTATGTAAAGGACAAGAAACCGGAACAAGTAACAAACTAA
- a CDS encoding DUF6814 family protein yields MNIVKRVLGVVWLLLAALSAYFCVMKFGLPKFSTGSQDDLVFGIIILCILTPLIVLGLAIFGVYALKGEYDDEK; encoded by the coding sequence ATGAACATTGTAAAAAGAGTTTTAGGAGTTGTTTGGCTATTACTAGCCGCTCTCTCAGCATATTTCTGTGTTATGAAATTTGGACTACCCAAGTTTTCAACAGGAAGCCAGGATGATTTGGTATTTGGAATAATCATTCTCTGTATTCTTACGCCACTTATTGTTTTAGGTTTAGCGATATTCGGGGTTTACGCTTTGAAAGGCGAATATGACGACGAAAAATAA
- a CDS encoding DUF1566 domain-containing protein, producing the protein MKKLILFTALITISLSCKKKEPEPTPPAPVTSIGAVYQGGIVFQLDEDGQHGLIITEQDIDTCKWTNEVGNASSFKLCFSQSFKDQNLGSGGQYVGAGSAFTQRIIDSLGTTGVYASKVCQNLVLNGYSDWYLPTYGELYIVINSGVITESTYTNKIYWTSYEENKPSALTAKIKSGGNVLSGQAYQKNVLLPVRAIRKF; encoded by the coding sequence ATGAAAAAACTAATCTTATTCACAGCACTTATTACTATTAGCCTTTCCTGTAAAAAGAAAGAACCAGAACCAACACCTCCAGCACCTGTAACAAGCATAGGAGCTGTTTATCAAGGTGGGATTGTGTTTCAATTAGATGAAGACGGGCAACATGGCTTAATCATCACAGAACAAGACATTGATACATGTAAATGGACTAATGAAGTTGGCAATGCTTCTTCTTTTAAGCTGTGCTTTTCACAAAGTTTTAAAGACCAAAATTTAGGTTCAGGTGGACAGTATGTTGGTGCAGGGTCTGCATTTACACAAAGAATTATAGATTCTTTAGGAACTACTGGTGTGTATGCTTCAAAAGTTTGTCAAAACTTAGTACTTAATGGATATTCAGATTGGTATCTTCCTACCTATGGAGAATTATATATTGTAATCAACTCTGGTGTAATTACTGAATCCACTTATACAAACAAAATCTACTGGACTAGTTATGAGGAAAACAAACCCTCAGCTTTGACCGCGAAAATAAAATCTGGTGGAAATGTATTAAGCGGTCAAGCTTACCAAAAGAATGTTCTTCTTCCTGTAAGAGCAATTAGAAAGTTTTGA
- a CDS encoding helix-turn-helix domain-containing protein: MDKNEFDSLFGEFIKQKRKSLNWTQNDLAEKINNDFQNISRLERGEVSPSIFWISELAKGFGCSLGELMTEFDAFVSNIQKIPSKH; the protein is encoded by the coding sequence ATGGATAAGAATGAGTTTGACAGTTTATTCGGGGAGTTTATAAAACAAAAGAGAAAGTCTTTGAATTGGACTCAAAATGATCTTGCAGAGAAGATCAATAATGACTTCCAAAACATTTCTCGCTTAGAAAGAGGTGAAGTTAGTCCTTCTATATTTTGGATAAGTGAACTTGCCAAAGGTTTTGGTTGTTCTTTAGGTGAATTAATGACTGAATTTGACGCCTTTGTAAGTAACATTCAAAAAATTCCTTCAAAACACTAA
- a CDS encoding IS1595 family transposase, with amino-acid sequence MEGFSSLYQLLDYFSTENVCEEYLAFTRWGENPECPYCNSKRVNSLKGKTKRYKCYGCRKQFSVRVGTIFHNSKLPLRKWFIAIHLCASSKGISSHQLARELNISQESAWFMLHRIRETFTQSERKLKKRKVEIDETLFGGLEKNKHKDKKTPNNQGRSTKTKAGILGIIERGENKQVYAIHVPRLDGNTIIPIIESKVAKTSTVYTDEYRPYRRLRANYTHKFVNHSQGKYVIADAHTNTIEGFWSMLKKNLVNTYHSISKYHLQRYINEVVFKYNNNQIERFDTVLKKAMHVRLEYQQLIMKK; translated from the coding sequence ATGGAAGGTTTCTCAAGTCTTTATCAACTACTAGATTATTTCTCAACGGAAAATGTTTGTGAAGAGTACTTAGCTTTTACTCGTTGGGGTGAAAATCCTGAATGTCCTTATTGTAATAGTAAAAGAGTAAATTCTCTTAAAGGAAAAACAAAGCGCTATAAGTGCTATGGTTGTCGCAAACAATTTAGTGTAAGAGTTGGAACAATATTTCACAATTCTAAACTACCACTTAGAAAATGGTTTATAGCTATTCACCTTTGTGCTTCATCCAAAGGAATAAGTTCTCACCAATTAGCTAGAGAATTAAACATCAGCCAAGAATCAGCTTGGTTTATGCTTCATAGAATAAGAGAGACATTCACACAATCAGAAAGGAAGTTAAAGAAGAGAAAAGTTGAGATTGATGAAACCTTATTCGGCGGACTTGAAAAGAACAAGCATAAGGATAAGAAAACGCCAAACAATCAAGGAAGAAGCACAAAGACAAAAGCTGGGATACTTGGAATAATTGAACGAGGAGAAAATAAACAAGTGTATGCTATCCATGTTCCTAGATTAGATGGAAATACTATCATACCAATCATTGAATCGAAAGTTGCTAAAACATCAACAGTTTATACAGATGAATATCGTCCTTATAGAAGATTAAGAGCTAATTACACTCATAAATTTGTAAACCACTCACAAGGAAAATATGTAATCGCAGATGCACACACAAATACTATTGAAGGATTTTGGAGCATGCTAAAAAAGAACCTTGTAAATACATACCACAGCATATCAAAATATCACTTACAACGCTATATAAACGAAGTGGTGTTCAAATACAATAACAATCAAATAGAAAGATTTGACACAGTGCTAAAGAAAGCTATGCACGTCAGATTAGAGTATCAACAATTAATAATGAAGAAATGA
- the acs gene encoding acetate--CoA ligase: MNNMQIKSLEEYHEKYALSVSNPEGFWEEIANEFQWMKKWDKVLEWNFTEPDIKWFKGAKLNITENMLDRHLEKRGNKLALIWEPNDPKQRFVRYTYRELYEQVCVFSNALKAQGVKKGDRVCIYMPMIPELSIAVMACARIGAIHSVVFAGFSANALADRIEDAQAKLIITSDGLNRGPKQIPVKRVVDEALEKVECVEKVIVFDCLGWLPHMEEGRDIWWSDAIAGHEKKCVPEEMDAEDPLFILYTSGSTGKPKGVVHTCGGYMVYTAYSFQNVYQYEESDVFWCTADIGWITGHSYIVYGPLLCGATTVMFEGVPTYPDAGRFWQVIDKYGVNQFLTAPTAIRALMACGDDHVLSYSLDSLKIIGTVGEPINEEAWKWYHLHVGKGRCPVVDNWWQTETGGIMISGIGNISPQKPTFAGYPLPGIQPVLLNQEGKEIEGADQEGYLCIKFPWPSILRTTYGDHERCRVTYFSHYDGYYFTGDGAKRDENGMYRIIGRIDDVINVSGHRFGTAEIENAINTNKLVIESAVVGYPHPVKGQSIYAFVVCEHEVPVEEQEFARAEILESVVSEIGKIAVPEKIQFVTGLPKTRSGKIMRRILRKIAEGDMTSIGDTSTLLDPLVVDEIVEKAL, translated from the coding sequence ATGAATAACATGCAAATTAAATCCCTGGAAGAATATCATGAAAAATATGCTTTGAGTGTTTCTAATCCGGAAGGTTTTTGGGAAGAGATTGCCAATGAATTTCAATGGATGAAGAAGTGGGATAAAGTTCTTGAATGGAACTTTACTGAGCCCGATATCAAATGGTTTAAAGGTGCAAAGCTCAATATTACTGAAAACATGTTGGATCGTCACTTGGAAAAACGCGGAAATAAATTGGCGTTAATTTGGGAACCAAATGATCCGAAGCAACGTTTCGTGCGTTACACTTATCGTGAGTTGTATGAACAAGTTTGCGTGTTCTCAAATGCATTGAAAGCACAAGGTGTAAAAAAAGGAGATCGTGTTTGTATCTACATGCCGATGATTCCAGAGTTATCAATCGCTGTGATGGCGTGTGCTCGAATTGGAGCTATTCATTCGGTGGTTTTTGCAGGGTTTTCTGCAAATGCTTTGGCAGATAGAATTGAGGATGCGCAAGCAAAATTGATTATTACTTCTGATGGCTTGAATCGTGGTCCAAAGCAAATTCCAGTGAAACGAGTTGTGGATGAGGCATTAGAAAAAGTGGAGTGTGTAGAGAAAGTAATCGTTTTTGATTGCTTGGGCTGGTTGCCTCATATGGAAGAAGGAAGGGATATTTGGTGGTCTGATGCAATTGCTGGTCATGAAAAGAAATGTGTGCCAGAAGAAATGGATGCAGAGGATCCGTTATTCATTTTATACACTTCAGGTTCTACGGGAAAACCAAAAGGCGTTGTTCATACTTGTGGTGGTTATATGGTTTATACTGCATATTCCTTTCAGAATGTGTATCAATATGAAGAAAGTGATGTGTTTTGGTGTACAGCAGATATCGGTTGGATAACTGGACATTCATACATTGTTTATGGACCTTTACTTTGCGGAGCAACTACTGTTATGTTTGAAGGTGTACCAACTTATCCAGATGCGGGTCGTTTTTGGCAAGTAATTGATAAATATGGGGTGAATCAGTTTTTAACTGCTCCAACTGCAATTCGCGCATTGATGGCTTGTGGAGATGATCATGTTTTGTCATATAGTTTAGATTCCCTGAAAATAATCGGAACGGTAGGCGAACCAATCAATGAAGAAGCTTGGAAATGGTATCATTTACATGTTGGTAAAGGTCGTTGCCCAGTAGTTGATAACTGGTGGCAAACTGAAACTGGAGGAATTATGATTTCAGGAATTGGAAATATTTCGCCTCAAAAGCCGACGTTTGCTGGTTATCCTTTACCTGGAATACAACCCGTTTTGTTGAACCAAGAAGGAAAAGAGATTGAAGGTGCGGATCAAGAAGGTTATTTGTGTATCAAATTCCCGTGGCCTTCTATCTTAAGAACCACTTACGGAGATCACGAGCGTTGTCGGGTTACTTACTTCTCGCATTACGATGGTTATTACTTCACAGGTGATGGTGCAAAACGAGATGAAAATGGAATGTATCGAATCATTGGACGAATTGATGATGTAATCAACGTTTCAGGTCACCGTTTTGGAACTGCCGAAATTGAAAATGCAATCAACACCAATAAGTTAGTCATTGAATCTGCAGTTGTGGGTTATCCACATCCTGTGAAAGGTCAATCTATTTATGCTTTTGTTGTTTGTGAACACGAAGTGCCGGTAGAAGAACAGGAGTTTGCACGCGCAGAAATTTTAGAATCAGTAGTTTCGGAAATTGGTAAAATAGCTGTCCCTGAAAAGATTCAATTCGTAACAGGATTACCCAAAACACGTTCAGGAAAAATCATGCGACGCATCTTGCGTAAAATCGCTGAAGGCGATATGACAAGTATTGGAGATACTTCCACATTGCTAGATCCTTTGGTGGTTGATGAAATCGTGGAGAAGGCGTTGTAG
- a CDS encoding response regulator transcription factor, whose protein sequence is MTGKKILIVDDEPNIVLSLDYLVRRKGFVPLIARNGMEALSVANEHTPDLIILDIMMPDIDGYDVCQTIKSNPKFSHTKIIFLSAKSRPEDISKGLSMGADKYVTKPFSTKQLLVEIIELL, encoded by the coding sequence ATGACAGGAAAAAAGATATTGATAGTAGACGATGAGCCCAACATTGTATTGTCGTTAGACTACTTAGTGAGGCGGAAAGGGTTTGTACCTCTAATTGCGAGAAATGGTATGGAAGCTTTGAGTGTGGCAAATGAACATACACCAGATTTGATAATCTTGGATATCATGATGCCTGATATTGATGGATATGATGTGTGTCAGACAATCAAATCGAATCCGAAATTTAGTCATACAAAGATTATTTTTCTTTCCGCAAAGTCACGCCCTGAAGATATTTCGAAAGGATTAAGTATGGGGGCAGATAAATATGTGACCAAACCATTTAGTACCAAGCAACTATTGGTAGAAATCATTGAATTGCTATAA